A single region of the Undibacterium piscinae genome encodes:
- a CDS encoding formyltransferase has protein sequence MWCKPYLNTRKATEMSRHTAVVFAYHSVGVRCIKTLLARGVQIALVVTHEDNPAETIWFESVVDLCKEHGIETITPSDPAAPELMERIKQIAPDYIFSFYYRHMLPTALLELAKRGAYNLHGSLLPKYRGRVPVNWAVLHGETETGATLHEMAAKPDAGGIIAQTAVPILPDDTAFEVFGKLTVAAEQILWFALPSVLDGSAKVLANDLSKGSYFGGRKPEDGRIDWSLPAQQVYNLHRAVAPPYPGAFTEMAGNTYVIGKARLVTKLTSNNTANLPQGLSVVDNVIFGGCGDGRALHIIELLMNGKVVSASSLQQQLAAQ, from the coding sequence ATGTGGTGCAAACCATACTTGAACACACGGAAAGCAACTGAGATGAGCCGACACACAGCCGTCGTATTTGCCTACCATAGCGTAGGCGTACGCTGCATCAAGACATTATTGGCGCGTGGCGTACAGATTGCCCTAGTAGTGACGCATGAAGACAACCCGGCAGAAACCATCTGGTTTGAGTCAGTCGTCGATCTGTGCAAGGAACATGGCATCGAGACCATCACCCCATCAGACCCGGCTGCGCCAGAATTGATGGAACGCATCAAACAAATTGCCCCTGATTACATTTTCAGTTTTTACTATCGCCACATGTTGCCAACCGCCCTGCTGGAGCTGGCCAAGCGCGGTGCCTACAATCTGCATGGCTCCTTGCTACCAAAGTATCGCGGCCGGGTCCCGGTGAATTGGGCGGTATTGCATGGCGAAACCGAAACCGGTGCCACACTGCATGAAATGGCAGCCAAGCCGGATGCCGGCGGCATCATCGCGCAAACCGCGGTACCTATCCTGCCTGACGATACCGCTTTTGAGGTATTTGGCAAACTGACGGTGGCTGCCGAACAAATCTTATGGTTTGCCTTACCGTCTGTGCTCGATGGTAGCGCAAAAGTATTAGCCAATGATTTGAGCAAAGGCAGCTATTTTGGCGGACGCAAACCGGAAGACGGGCGCATAGACTGGAGCCTACCGGCGCAGCAAGTGTATAACCTGCATAGGGCAGTCGCCCCGCCTTATCCGGGCGCTTTTACCGAAATGGCCGGCAACACTTACGTTATCGGAAAAGCACGTTTAGTGACTAAGCTCACATCGAATAACACGGCAAATTTGCCGCAAGGCTTGTCTGTAGTGGATAATGTCATATTCGGCGGGTGTGGCGATGGTCGTGCTCTCCATATAATTGAACTATTAATGAATGGCAAAGTGGTTTCAGCCTCCAGCCTACAGCAACAACTGGCCGCCCAATAA
- a CDS encoding DegT/DnrJ/EryC1/StrS aminotransferase family protein translates to MTTARQTQPTQPTLPFLPFTKPGMDEETIAAVANVLRSGWLTSGPNVQALEAQLSEYFGGRPVRTFNSGTCTMEIALRIAGIGAGDEVITTPNSWVATANVIIEVGATPVFVDIDPRSHNIDLDKLEAAITPRTRAIIPVHMCGLPCDMDKLYALADKYKLRVVEDAAQAIGSSWKGKRIGSFGDFASFSFQVNKNIMTGEGGCLVLNNAAEAKLAEKYRLQGVSRTGLDGIDVDVLGGKYNMTDIAAAIGLGQMKHLAEFNAKRMALAKHYFTLFGSDFEAQTGAELPIADFENSNWHMFHIVLPERINRAEFMQQMIDVGIGLGYHYRAIHLFSYYRARGFTDGMFPIAERIGKQIVTLPLFPAMNENDVARVVSAVKSRLS, encoded by the coding sequence ATGACTACAGCACGACAAACTCAGCCAACCCAGCCAACGCTACCATTCTTGCCGTTTACCAAGCCGGGCATGGACGAAGAAACCATTGCCGCAGTCGCTAATGTACTGCGTTCCGGCTGGCTGACCAGCGGTCCGAACGTACAGGCGCTGGAAGCGCAATTATCGGAATATTTTGGCGGCCGTCCGGTACGCACCTTCAACTCCGGCACCTGCACCATGGAAATCGCCCTGCGCATTGCCGGCATAGGCGCAGGCGATGAAGTCATCACCACCCCCAACTCATGGGTAGCCACCGCCAACGTCATCATCGAAGTCGGCGCGACCCCCGTATTTGTCGACATCGATCCGCGCAGTCACAATATAGACCTGGACAAACTGGAAGCTGCCATCACGCCACGCACCCGCGCCATTATCCCGGTGCATATGTGCGGCCTGCCTTGCGATATGGACAAACTGTATGCGCTGGCCGACAAATACAAGCTACGCGTAGTCGAAGATGCGGCGCAAGCCATAGGCTCAAGCTGGAAAGGCAAGCGCATAGGCTCTTTCGGCGATTTCGCCTCATTTAGTTTTCAAGTCAATAAAAACATCATGACCGGTGAAGGCGGCTGCCTGGTACTGAATAATGCAGCGGAAGCCAAGCTGGCCGAGAAATACCGGCTGCAAGGCGTCAGCCGCACCGGCCTAGACGGTATCGACGTCGATGTACTGGGCGGCAAATACAATATGACCGATATCGCCGCGGCGATAGGCTTGGGTCAGATGAAGCACCTGGCTGAATTTAACGCCAAACGTATGGCGCTGGCAAAGCACTATTTCACACTGTTCGGCAGCGATTTTGAAGCGCAGACCGGTGCCGAACTACCGATCGCCGACTTCGAAAATAGTAACTGGCATATGTTCCATATCGTGCTGCCGGAACGCATCAATCGCGCCGAATTCATGCAGCAGATGATCGATGTCGGGATAGGCTTGGGTTACCACTATCGCGCGATCCACCTGTTTAGCTACTACCGCGCACGCGGCTTCACCGATGGCATGTTCCCTATCGCGGAACGTATAGGCAAGCAGATCGTCACCCTGCCTTTATTCCCGGCGATGAACGAAAATGATGTGGCCAGAGTCGTCTCTGCTGTAAAATCCCGCCTTTCCTGA
- a CDS encoding peroxiredoxin — MIPAAEKNLSTRKTSYTNATVFLDSPTTDQEITLADSPFALNCLAPDFSAVMTGGAPFQLSHFSGKTLVLYFYPKDNTPGCTTESIAFRDLYPQFQAANTCIFGISRDSLRSHEGFKAKLDLPFELISDPDETLCLLFNVMKLKNMYGKQVRGIERSTFIIDGNGKLVKEWRGVKVAGHVDEVLEFVSAQT, encoded by the coding sequence ATGATTCCGGCAGCAGAGAAAAACTTAAGCACACGCAAGACCAGTTATACGAACGCAACAGTATTTCTCGATTCACCAACAACAGATCAGGAGATCACTTTGGCCGATAGCCCATTTGCACTCAATTGCCTGGCTCCAGATTTTTCCGCCGTCATGACGGGTGGCGCGCCATTTCAATTAAGCCACTTTAGCGGCAAGACGCTCGTGCTTTACTTCTACCCGAAAGACAACACCCCGGGTTGCACTACCGAAAGTATCGCCTTTCGCGATCTTTACCCACAGTTTCAGGCTGCCAATACCTGTATTTTTGGTATCAGCCGCGACAGCCTGCGATCGCATGAAGGATTTAAGGCGAAGTTAGACCTGCCTTTTGAACTCATCTCAGATCCGGACGAAACCCTATGTCTACTGTTTAACGTCATGAAATTAAAGAACATGTACGGCAAACAGGTACGCGGCATAGAACGTAGTACATTTATCATTGACGGCAACGGCAAATTAGTGAAAGAATGGCGTGGAGTAAAGGTTGCCGGACACGTCGATGAAGTGTTGGAATTTGTGAGTGCACAAACATAA
- a CDS encoding glycosyltransferase family 39 protein: protein MKTKSTLSSPYESVFLLGAIALGFLLIWFYMLGARALVPTDEGRYAEMAREMVATGDWITQRLNGIKYFEKPPLQNWMNAISFELFGLGEWQARLWTGVCGLLGIAASAYTGAKVFSPRVGISTALILGSSFYWAAFGHVNTLDMGLAGMMTLALCGLLLAQHQNASATEQRNGMLLCWAGMALATMSKGLIGVVLPGAALVLYTLLTRDWALWTRLHMGKGLILFFAITTPWFILVWQKNPEHPHFFFIHEHFQRFTSTVHKRGGAWYYFFPLLILGIVPWLGLLLQGLWGALRETATGQTSNTAGGFQPKKMLLIWTVFIFFFFSISGSKLPSYILPIFPSIALLIACQLEKTSSLSMRIASGLFAAMGLAGLFFAPKIGELSKIAYEIPLYQAMVPWTLTAAGITLLGGIVAIFLAKRYKDMAVITLAVSGFIAGQALFLGHDTWGRYNAGLPHVAAIQAELTPDTPIYGVGLYEQSLPFYLGRTMTLVEATDELGFGLLQQPELWMPKIETFTQKWRADNASGKAAIAIVRPHIYQELLQQGLPMRIIAQDPKRIIVSNQTEVKSK from the coding sequence ATGAAAACAAAATCCACGCTCAGCTCACCTTACGAATCAGTTTTTTTACTCGGCGCCATTGCTCTGGGCTTCCTGCTGATCTGGTTTTACATGCTAGGCGCACGTGCCCTGGTTCCCACTGATGAAGGCCGTTATGCGGAAATGGCGCGGGAAATGGTCGCCACCGGTGACTGGATCACACAGCGTCTGAACGGCATTAAGTACTTTGAAAAACCACCGCTGCAAAACTGGATGAACGCCATCAGCTTTGAGTTATTCGGCTTAGGCGAATGGCAGGCGCGTTTATGGACCGGTGTTTGCGGGCTACTCGGTATCGCAGCAAGCGCCTACACAGGCGCCAAGGTATTTAGCCCTCGCGTTGGTATCAGTACCGCACTGATTTTAGGTTCGAGCTTTTACTGGGCGGCCTTCGGCCACGTCAACACTTTAGACATGGGCTTAGCTGGCATGATGACATTGGCGCTATGCGGGCTGCTGCTGGCACAACACCAGAATGCCAGTGCCACTGAGCAACGCAACGGTATGCTGCTGTGCTGGGCCGGCATGGCACTGGCCACGATGTCCAAGGGCTTGATCGGCGTTGTGCTGCCTGGCGCGGCACTGGTGCTGTACACCTTGCTCACGCGCGACTGGGCGCTGTGGACGCGACTGCACATGGGCAAGGGTTTGATCCTGTTTTTCGCCATCACGACACCCTGGTTCATTTTGGTCTGGCAAAAAAATCCCGAACATCCGCACTTTTTTTTCATCCATGAACATTTTCAGCGCTTCACCAGCACCGTACATAAACGCGGCGGCGCCTGGTATTATTTTTTCCCGCTGTTGATACTGGGAATAGTACCTTGGCTGGGTTTGTTATTGCAGGGCTTATGGGGCGCTTTGCGCGAAACGGCAACCGGACAGACAAGCAATACGGCAGGCGGTTTTCAACCGAAAAAAATGCTGCTGATCTGGACCGTCTTCATTTTCTTTTTCTTCAGCATTTCCGGCTCCAAGCTGCCATCGTATATCTTGCCGATCTTTCCGTCGATCGCCCTACTGATCGCCTGCCAACTGGAAAAAACCTCAAGCTTATCGATGCGGATAGCCTCAGGCCTGTTTGCCGCCATGGGTCTGGCGGGTTTATTTTTTGCGCCAAAAATCGGCGAGCTAAGCAAAATTGCGTATGAAATTCCGCTTTACCAAGCGATGGTGCCGTGGACGCTGACAGCGGCGGGCATTACTTTACTTGGAGGTATCGTCGCAATTTTTCTGGCCAAACGCTACAAGGATATGGCAGTCATCACCTTGGCCGTTAGCGGTTTTATCGCCGGACAAGCCTTATTTTTAGGCCACGACACATGGGGACGCTACAATGCAGGCTTGCCGCATGTGGCTGCAATTCAGGCTGAACTGACTCCGGACACGCCTATCTATGGCGTAGGTTTGTATGAGCAATCACTGCCCTTTTACCTGGGTCGCACCATGACGCTGGTCGAAGCCACCGATGAACTTGGTTTCGGACTATTGCAGCAACCTGAACTATGGATGCCAAAAATAGAGACCTTCACGCAAAAATGGCGTGCCGATAATGCCAGCGGCAAAGCGGCGATCGCCATCGTGCGGCCGCACATCTATCAGGAATTGCTGCAACAAGGACTGCCTATGCGCATCATTGCGCAAGACCCTAAGCGGATTATTGTTTCGAATCAAACTGAAGTTAAATCCAAATAA
- a CDS encoding Xcc1710-like domain-containing protein: protein MKLHSTQTQKYQTVTAYDERGVELNLQRFERSLIVLPETAPTPWPVDHFDQLSAEHFEQIAATIPDVVILGTGNKQRFVHPKLINSLTAQHKGVECMDNQAACRTYNILMAEGRKVALALIMEVA, encoded by the coding sequence ATGAAGCTACATTCTACCCAGACCCAGAAATATCAGACCGTCACCGCTTACGACGAGCGCGGCGTGGAACTCAACCTGCAACGCTTTGAGCGCAGCCTGATCGTGCTGCCGGAAACCGCACCAACGCCGTGGCCTGTCGATCACTTTGACCAGTTGAGCGCAGAACATTTCGAACAAATTGCGGCGACCATCCCCGATGTCGTCATCTTGGGCACCGGTAACAAGCAACGCTTCGTCCATCCAAAACTGATTAACTCACTGACAGCGCAACACAAAGGCGTGGAGTGCATGGACAACCAGGCGGCTTGCCGCACCTACAATATCCTGATGGCCGAGGGACGCAAAGTGGCACTGGCATTGATTATGGAAGTCGCATGA
- a CDS encoding AAA family ATPase codes for MPLPKMPTKPAALLSPKDYPKAEKNVTVKTSPAKAVGQATKLAQKATEVIQASQTAAKTVTPKAIASTAKPRSTPTAASKPAKTATAVAPAPMPVSTPVLTPVSSVAAVKPATTKISGKPAVLSAPAKTHDHRVKSVTSRAADKTGGTKLFVLDTNVLMHDPSSLFRFEEHDVYLPMITLEELDDHKKGMSEVARNARQISRSLDALVGDIDHHEIEKGTLLSKLGNKDAKGRLFFQTKLQGGTLPEGLPQGKADNQILGVVRALESQFPGRAIVLVSKDINMRIKARALGLPAEDYFNDHVLEDSDLLYTGIVQLPEDFWNKHGKGIESWQESKNGTSTTYYRITGPVIPSLLVNQFVYLEPKNGEASFYGQVRQINGKTAVLQTLRDYGHPKHSVWGVTSRNREQNFALNLLMDPECDFVTLLGQAGTGKTLLALAAGLAQVLETKTYNEIIVTRVTVPVGEDIGFLPGTEEEKMSPWMGAFDDNLEVLNKSDNDAGDWGRAATQDLIRSKIKIKSLNFMRGRTFVNKFLIIDEAQNLTPKQVKTLVTRAGPGTKIICLGNIAQIDTPYLTEGSSGLTYVVDRFKGWAHSGHVTLARGERSRLADHASEIL; via the coding sequence ATGCCCCTGCCAAAAATGCCGACTAAACCAGCGGCTCTGCTGTCCCCCAAGGACTACCCAAAAGCAGAAAAAAACGTCACCGTAAAAACCAGCCCGGCTAAAGCTGTCGGTCAGGCTACAAAATTAGCGCAAAAAGCAACGGAAGTAATTCAAGCCTCACAAACAGCGGCAAAAACAGTGACGCCAAAGGCGATTGCCAGCACGGCAAAACCACGCAGCACGCCGACTGCGGCAAGTAAGCCTGCCAAGACTGCAACTGCGGTAGCGCCGGCACCAATGCCGGTATCGACGCCGGTATTGACGCCGGTATCGTCTGTAGCTGCGGTCAAGCCGGCAACAACAAAAATTTCCGGCAAGCCTGCGGTACTTAGCGCCCCTGCTAAAACGCATGATCACAGGGTCAAATCTGTCACCAGTCGTGCTGCGGACAAAACCGGCGGCACCAAGTTATTTGTGCTCGACACCAATGTACTGATGCACGATCCGTCATCCTTGTTCCGCTTTGAAGAACATGATGTTTACCTGCCGATGATCACGCTGGAAGAGCTTGACGATCATAAAAAAGGTATGTCGGAAGTGGCGCGCAATGCACGCCAGATTTCGCGCTCGCTCGACGCCCTGGTCGGTGACATCGACCACCATGAAATCGAAAAAGGCACCCTACTGTCAAAACTGGGCAATAAGGATGCCAAAGGCCGCCTGTTTTTCCAGACCAAGCTGCAAGGTGGCACGCTGCCGGAAGGACTGCCGCAAGGTAAAGCCGATAACCAGATTCTGGGCGTAGTACGCGCGCTGGAATCACAATTTCCGGGACGTGCCATCGTACTGGTGTCGAAAGACATCAATATGCGCATCAAGGCACGCGCACTGGGCTTGCCGGCAGAAGACTATTTCAATGATCATGTACTGGAAGACTCCGATCTGCTGTACACCGGTATCGTGCAATTGCCGGAAGACTTCTGGAATAAGCATGGCAAGGGCATAGAGTCCTGGCAGGAAAGCAAAAACGGCACCAGCACTACCTATTACCGCATCACCGGCCCGGTGATTCCCTCACTACTGGTAAATCAGTTCGTCTATCTGGAACCGAAGAACGGTGAAGCCTCGTTTTACGGTCAGGTACGCCAGATCAACGGCAAGACGGCGGTACTGCAAACCCTGCGCGACTACGGTCATCCTAAGCACAGTGTCTGGGGCGTTACCTCACGCAACCGCGAACAGAATTTCGCCCTGAATTTACTGATGGATCCGGAGTGTGATTTCGTCACCTTGCTCGGTCAGGCCGGCACCGGCAAGACCTTGCTGGCACTCGCCGCTGGCTTGGCACAGGTATTGGAAACCAAAACCTACAATGAAATCATCGTCACCCGTGTGACGGTGCCGGTCGGTGAAGATATCGGTTTCCTGCCGGGCACTGAAGAGGAAAAAATGTCGCCTTGGATGGGCGCGTTTGACGACAATCTGGAAGTGCTGAATAAGTCGGATAATGACGCCGGCGACTGGGGACGTGCTGCAACGCAAGATCTGATACGTTCGAAAATCAAGATCAAATCACTCAACTTTATGCGTGGCCGCACCTTCGTGAATAAATTCCTGATTATCGATGAAGCGCAAAATTTGACGCCTAAACAAGTCAAGACTCTGGTCACCCGCGCCGGCCCTGGCACCAAGATCATCTGTCTGGGCAATATCGCGCAGATTGATACGCCTTATCTGACCGAAGGTTCCAGCGGCTTGACCTACGTGGTTGACCGCTTCAAAGGTTGGGCGCATAGCGGCCACGTCACACTGGCACGCGGCGAGCGTTCACGTCTGGCAGATCACGCTAGCGAAATTCTGTAA
- a CDS encoding glycosyltransferase, protein MKPELSVVIPVYNEEAGLAQLYARLYPALDALANRGITYEVVFVNDGSRDNTAALLADQFRLRPDVTRVVLFNGNYGQHMAILAGFEASRGEIVVTLDADLQNPPEEIGALVDKMREGYDYVGSIRRKRQDSAWRTYASKMMNRVREKITRIKITDQGNMLRAYGRNVINLINQCQEVSTYVPALAYTFARKPTEIIVEHEERAAGESKYSFYSLIRLNFDLMTGFSIVPLQLFSMMGMVLSAASGALVVLLLIRRFILGAEAEGLFTLFAIAFFLMAVILFGIGLLGEYVGRIYQQVRGRPRYVVQTILEHTESN, encoded by the coding sequence ATGAAACCAGAACTCTCAGTCGTCATCCCGGTCTACAACGAAGAAGCGGGGCTGGCACAGTTATACGCGCGCCTCTACCCTGCACTCGACGCCTTGGCAAACCGCGGAATCACCTATGAAGTGGTGTTTGTCAACGACGGCAGCCGCGACAATACCGCAGCGCTGCTGGCAGACCAATTCCGTTTACGGCCCGATGTCACGCGGGTGGTCTTATTTAACGGCAATTACGGTCAGCACATGGCAATTCTGGCCGGCTTTGAAGCCAGTCGCGGTGAAATCGTCGTCACCCTCGATGCCGACTTGCAAAACCCGCCGGAAGAAATCGGCGCGCTGGTCGACAAAATGCGTGAAGGTTACGACTACGTCGGTTCGATCCGCCGCAAGCGCCAGGATTCGGCATGGCGTACTTATGCCTCGAAGATGATGAACCGGGTACGCGAAAAAATTACCCGCATCAAGATTACCGATCAAGGCAATATGTTGCGCGCCTACGGCCGCAACGTCATCAACCTGATCAACCAATGTCAGGAAGTGAGCACTTATGTGCCGGCACTGGCCTACACCTTCGCCCGCAAGCCCACCGAAATCATCGTCGAACACGAGGAACGTGCCGCCGGCGAATCAAAATACTCGTTTTACAGCCTGATACGCTTGAATTTTGACCTGATGACCGGCTTTTCTATCGTGCCGCTGCAACTTTTTTCCATGATGGGTATGGTTTTGTCGGCCGCATCCGGAGCCTTGGTTGTCTTATTGCTGATACGCCGATTCATTCTGGGTGCAGAGGCCGAAGGTCTGTTCACCCTGTTTGCGATTGCCTTCTTCCTGATGGCGGTGATCCTGTTTGGCATCGGCTTGCTAGGTGAATATGTAGGCCGGATCTACCAGCAAGTGCGCGGACGTCCGCGCTATGTGGTGCAAACCATACTTGAACACACGGAAAGCAACTGA